The DNA segment CGTGGCACTGCTCGGGGTCCAGCTGTGCTCGGCGGTCCACTACCTGCACCGCCGGGGCCTGCTGCACCTGGACCTCAAGCCGTCCAACGTGGTGGTGGAGCGCGGGCACGCGAAGGTGCTGGACCTGAGCGTCGCGCGGCCTCCGGGACCGGCGCCCGCGGGTGTCGGCACGTGGCGTTACCGGGCGCCGGAGCAGGAACGCGGCGCGACGCTCACGGCCGCCGCCGACGTCTGGGGCATCGGCGTCACCCTCTTCGAGTTCGCCTGTGGTGACACGCCGTTCGGGCGGGGCGCGGGCACGGCGGAATCGTGCGGGGCAGACGCGGCGGAATCGTGCAGGGGAGGCACCGTGGGTTCCTGCACCGGGGGCACTGAGGGTTCCTGCTGCACCGCGGGCAGTGCGGAGTCCCGCGCCCGTGACCCGAAGGGGACAGGCGCCGGCGGTACGGAGGAGTCCTGCGAGTCGTGCGAGTCGTGCGAGTCCTGCGAGTCGTGCGAGTCGTGCGAGTCCTGCGGCGGTGATCCGGGCGGCCGGTGGCCGTGTGCGGCGCTTCCCGCCCCGCCGGTCGCCTCCCGCAGACGTCTCGCGCCCGCCCTCGCCGCCGCCGTCGACAGCTGCCTGCGCGCCGACCCGTCCGACCGGCCGGCCGTCGCCGAGCTGGCCGCCGCCCTGGACGCGGCGCTGCCGGAGCCGTACCGCGCGTCCCAGGCCCACGCCTGAGCCGTACGCGAGTGGCCGGACGGCACAGGACCCGACCCGACCCGCGTCCGGCCGTTCGCGCCC comes from the Streptomyces sp. NBC_00820 genome and includes:
- a CDS encoding serine/threonine-protein kinase, encoding MSEAPPLPPGARPVRGYEVLVHLTRTGWLDVYDTWSEERRCRCVLKVVRPGRRGEARLGERLLREGRWLREFTHPHLVRAYEVFEVPEPSVVLETLTGETLARLIGRLRRRPAAADVALLGVQLCSAVHYLHRRGLLHLDLKPSNVVVERGHAKVLDLSVARPPGPAPAGVGTWRYRAPEQERGATLTAAADVWGIGVTLFEFACGDTPFGRGAGTAESCGADAAESCRGGTVGSCTGGTEGSCCTAGSAESRARDPKGTGAGGTEESCESCESCESCESCESCESCGGDPGGRWPCAALPAPPVASRRRLAPALAAAVDSCLRADPSDRPAVAELAAALDAALPEPYRASQAHA